From Chiroxiphia lanceolata isolate bChiLan1 chromosome 11, bChiLan1.pri, whole genome shotgun sequence, the proteins below share one genomic window:
- the EMC3 gene encoding ER membrane protein complex subunit 3 — protein sequence MSEPELLLDSNIRLWVVLPIVFITFFVGMIRHYVSILLQSDKRLTQEQVSDSQVLIRSRVLRENGKYIPKQSFLSRKYFFNNPEDGFFKKTKRKVVPPSPMTDPTMLTDMMKGNVTNVLPMILIGGWINMTFSGFVTTKVPFPLTLRFKPMLQQGIELLTLDASWVSSASWYFLNVFGLRSIYTLILGQDNAADQSRVMQEQMTGAAMAMPADTNKAFKTEWEALELTDHQWALEDVEEELMAKDLHFEGMFKEELQTSIF from the exons ATGAGCGAGCCCGAGCTGTTGCTGGACTCCAACATCCGGCTGTGGGTGGTGCTGCCCATCGTCTTCATCACCTTCTTCGTGGGCATGATCCGGCACTACGTGtccatcctgctgcagagcGACAAGCGCCTCACGCAGGAGCAGGTGTCCGACAG CCAAGTCCTGATCCGGAGCAGAGTCCTTcgggaaaatggaaaatacattcCAAAGCAG tctttcctgtcccggaaatatttttttaataacccaGAGGATGGATTTTTTAAGAAAACGAAAAGAAAGGTAGTGCCTCCTTCACCAATGACAG ATCCTACCATGCTGACAGATATGATGAAAGGGAATGTAACCAATGTTCTGCCTATGATCCTCATCGGGGGTTGGATCAACATGACATTTTCAGGATTTGTCACAA CAAAGGTCCCATTTCCTCTGACACTGCGTTTTAAGCCAATGTTGCAGCAGGGAATTGAACTGCTCACTTTGGATGCATCCTG GGTGAGCTCTGCTTCCTGGTACTTCTTGAATGTGTTTGGACTCAGAAGCATTTATACTCTTATCCTGGGCCAAGATAATG CTGCAGATCAGTCCAGGGTGATGCAGGAACAAATGACAGGGGCAGCAATGGCCATGCCAGCAGATACCAACAAAGCATTTAAG ACGGAATGGGAAGCCTTAGAACTGACAGATCATCAGTGGGCCTTAGAAGATGTAGAAGAAGAGCTCATGGCAAAAGACCTCCACTTTGAAGGCATGTTTAAGGAAGAACTTCAGACCTCCATCTTCTGA